A part of Sulfurifustis variabilis genomic DNA contains:
- a CDS encoding class I SAM-dependent methyltransferase, translating into MSAIAHAVNGFRARARAGRAHVFRSRFRLGPGSKVLDIGSEDGSSIAAVLQGAGIAPGNVYIADIDVESVERGRRLFGFTPVVIPESGRLPFDDGFFDVVYCSSVIEHVTLPKTAVWTLRSGREFRRIADERQAEFASEIRRLGRGYFVQTPNRWFPIESHTWLPFVGYLPRRLLVPLLGVTNRVWVKRTSPDWRLLSIAEMRRLFPEARIVRERVWGMTKSIMAIKGLT; encoded by the coding sequence ATGAGCGCGATCGCGCACGCGGTCAACGGCTTCCGGGCGCGGGCGCGGGCCGGACGGGCGCATGTCTTCCGCAGCCGGTTCCGGCTGGGTCCCGGTTCGAAGGTGCTCGACATCGGATCGGAAGACGGCTCCTCGATCGCCGCGGTCCTCCAGGGCGCGGGAATCGCGCCCGGAAACGTCTACATCGCCGACATCGACGTGGAGTCGGTGGAGCGGGGCCGGCGGCTGTTCGGGTTCACGCCCGTCGTCATTCCGGAGTCCGGCCGGCTGCCGTTCGATGACGGCTTTTTCGACGTCGTCTACTGCTCGTCCGTCATCGAGCACGTCACGCTTCCGAAGACGGCCGTCTGGACGTTGCGTTCCGGACGCGAGTTCCGGCGCATCGCGGACGAACGCCAGGCGGAGTTCGCGAGCGAAATACGGCGGCTCGGGCGCGGCTACTTCGTGCAGACGCCAAACCGGTGGTTTCCGATAGAGAGCCACACGTGGCTTCCGTTCGTCGGCTACCTGCCGCGGCGGCTGCTGGTGCCGCTGCTCGGGGTCACCAACCGGGTCTGGGTGAAGCGGACGAGCCCCGACTGGCGCCTGCTTTCCATCGCGGAAATGCGCCGTCTGTTTCCGGAGGCGCGCATCGTGCGCGAGCGTGTATGGGGTATGACCAAATCGATCATGGCGATCAAGGGACTGACATGA
- a CDS encoding nucleotide sugar dehydrogenase — MKISVFGLGYVGAVSAGCLARDGHRVIGVDPVPAKVALINDGRTPIIEKDLDVVIERTVREGRLTATGRAEEAIGDSELSLVCVGTPSRGNGGLDLSYVRRVCEEIGVALREKTERHTVVVRSTMLPGSMRDTVIPTLEEHSGKRAGADFGVCINPEFLREGSAVFDFYHPPKTVIGEIDRASGETVAALYSGIEAPLIRTDVETAEMVKYTDNAWHALKVGFANEIGNICKELGIDGHKVMQIFCRDTKLNLSPYYLKPGFAFGGSCLPKDVRALCYKAKSLDLDLPILNAILPSNERQIERGLRMIMEKGSKRVGVLGFSFKAGTDDLRESPVVEVIERLIGKGYELRLYDRNVRLAGLVGANRDYILNRIPHLSRLMVGSVDEVVDFADTVVIGNGEPEFRAVPSRMRDGQALIDFVRIVEGATRGGYDGICW; from the coding sequence ATGAAAATAAGCGTGTTCGGGCTGGGCTACGTGGGGGCGGTTTCCGCCGGATGCCTCGCGCGGGACGGGCATCGCGTGATCGGCGTCGATCCGGTGCCGGCGAAGGTCGCGCTGATCAACGACGGCCGCACGCCGATCATCGAGAAAGATCTCGACGTCGTGATCGAGCGCACCGTTCGTGAAGGACGGCTGACCGCGACGGGGCGGGCGGAAGAGGCGATCGGCGATTCGGAGCTGTCGCTCGTCTGCGTCGGAACACCGAGCCGCGGGAACGGCGGGCTGGATCTGAGCTATGTCCGGCGGGTGTGCGAGGAGATCGGCGTCGCGCTCAGGGAGAAGACCGAGCGCCATACCGTCGTGGTGAGGAGCACGATGCTGCCCGGGTCCATGCGGGATACGGTGATCCCCACCCTCGAGGAACATTCCGGCAAGCGGGCCGGCGCGGATTTCGGGGTGTGCATCAATCCCGAGTTCCTGCGGGAAGGCAGCGCGGTATTCGATTTCTACCATCCCCCGAAGACGGTCATCGGGGAGATCGACCGCGCGAGCGGCGAGACGGTGGCCGCGCTGTACTCCGGGATCGAGGCGCCGCTGATTCGCACCGACGTCGAAACCGCCGAGATGGTGAAGTACACGGACAACGCGTGGCACGCGCTCAAGGTCGGCTTCGCGAACGAGATCGGAAACATCTGCAAGGAGCTGGGGATCGACGGGCACAAGGTCATGCAGATCTTCTGCCGCGACACCAAGCTCAATCTCTCCCCGTATTACCTCAAGCCGGGATTCGCGTTCGGCGGATCGTGTCTCCCCAAGGATGTGCGGGCGCTCTGCTACAAGGCGAAGTCGCTCGACCTGGACCTGCCCATCCTGAACGCCATCCTCCCGAGCAACGAACGGCAGATCGAGCGCGGGCTGCGCATGATCATGGAGAAGGGGAGCAAGCGCGTTGGCGTGCTGGGGTTCAGCTTCAAGGCCGGCACCGACGATCTGCGCGAGAGTCCCGTCGTGGAGGTGATAGAGCGTCTGATCGGCAAGGGCTACGAGCTGCGTCTTTACGACCGCAACGTGCGGCTTGCCGGTCTCGTCGGCGCCAACCGGGATTACATCCTGAACCGCATTCCGCATCTCTCCCGGCTCATGGTCGGCAGCGTCGACGAGGTGGTCGATTTCGCCGACACGGTGGTCATCGGAAACGGCGAACCGGAGTTTCGCGCCGTCCCGTCGAGGATGCGCGATGGGCAGGCGCTGATCGACTTCGTGCGCATCGTCGAGGGCGCCACACGCGGGGGTTACGATGGCATCTGCTGGTAG
- a CDS encoding glycosyltransferase family 4 protein → MASAGSPRRVLIIVENLPVPFDRRVWQEATTLVAAGYEVSVICPKGKGFERARDTIDGVHVYRHPLPFEADGALGYLLEYGTALFWELVLAWKIYATRGFDVIHACNPPDTIFLIGGLFKLLGKRFVFDHHDINPELYEAKFGRRDAFYRLLRVLERLTFLAADVSIATNESYREIAIERGRMPPDRVFVVRSGPDLRRLRVLPPVPALRRGRPYLVGYVGVMGRQEGIDLLLQAVRHLVRDLGRTDVQFALVGGGTELDAMKAYAGELGIREFVTFTGRVPDEELLAVLNTADVCVNPDIANEMNDKSTMNKIMEYMALGKPIVQFDLKEGRYSAQEASLYATRNDPVDFARKIAELLDDPSRRARMGEYGRDRVVRRLAWEHEAPALLAAYEALYGKRDVRPAAADLPRRD, encoded by the coding sequence ATGGCATCTGCTGGTAGCCCCCGTCGCGTCCTGATCATCGTCGAGAACCTGCCGGTGCCGTTCGACCGGCGCGTGTGGCAGGAGGCGACGACGCTCGTCGCCGCGGGCTACGAGGTGTCCGTCATCTGCCCGAAGGGCAAGGGCTTCGAGCGGGCGCGGGACACGATCGACGGGGTCCATGTGTACCGCCATCCCCTTCCGTTCGAAGCCGACGGCGCGCTCGGCTACCTGCTCGAGTACGGGACGGCGCTTTTCTGGGAGCTCGTGCTGGCGTGGAAGATCTACGCGACGCGGGGCTTCGACGTCATCCACGCCTGCAACCCGCCGGACACGATTTTCCTGATCGGTGGACTGTTCAAGCTCCTGGGCAAGCGCTTCGTGTTCGATCACCACGACATCAACCCGGAGCTGTACGAGGCCAAGTTCGGACGCCGCGACGCGTTTTATCGCCTCTTGCGGGTGCTGGAGCGATTGACGTTTCTTGCGGCGGACGTGTCGATCGCCACCAACGAGTCCTATCGCGAGATCGCGATCGAGCGGGGACGCATGCCCCCCGATCGCGTGTTCGTCGTCCGCAGCGGCCCCGATCTGCGCCGCTTGCGGGTCCTGCCCCCGGTTCCGGCGCTCCGGCGCGGGCGCCCGTACCTCGTGGGGTACGTGGGCGTGATGGGGCGGCAGGAAGGCATCGACCTGCTGCTGCAGGCCGTTCGCCACCTGGTCCGGGATCTCGGTCGCACCGACGTGCAGTTCGCGCTGGTGGGCGGCGGCACGGAGCTCGACGCGATGAAGGCCTATGCCGGAGAGCTGGGCATCCGGGAATTCGTGACGTTCACGGGCCGCGTGCCGGACGAGGAGCTCCTCGCGGTCCTCAACACCGCCGACGTCTGCGTCAACCCGGATATCGCGAACGAGATGAACGACAAGTCGACGATGAACAAGATCATGGAGTACATGGCGCTCGGAAAGCCCATCGTGCAGTTCGATCTCAAGGAAGGGCGGTACTCCGCGCAGGAGGCGTCGCTGTACGCAACGCGCAACGACCCGGTCGATTTCGCGCGCAAGATCGCGGAATTGCTCGACGACCCGAGTCGCCGCGCCCGCATGGGCGAGTACGGGCGCGACCGGGTGGTCCGGCGACTGGCGTGGGAGCACGAGGCCCCGGCGCTGCTCGCCGCGTACGAGGCGCTCTACGGAAAGCGGGACGTGCGCCCGGCGGCGGCGGATCTGCCGCGCCGGGACTGA
- a CDS encoding fibronectin type III domain-containing protein has protein sequence MRHIFWVPLLVASMTACSGGSGQDSSAPTGDQPGSPSQVYTPPAPGSATDVVLQLTWQPNSDPVAGYRVYFGTTPEGATAQLSDLAVANRALNSQAPSVSYNAGNDLGLDPGSQACFRLRAYNSEGVMSDWSQPACATI, from the coding sequence ATGCGACACATCTTCTGGGTACCGCTGCTCGTCGCCTCGATGACCGCCTGCAGCGGCGGTTCCGGACAGGACTCTTCGGCGCCGACGGGCGACCAGCCCGGGTCCCCGTCCCAGGTGTACACGCCGCCGGCGCCCGGCAGCGCCACCGACGTGGTGCTTCAACTCACGTGGCAGCCGAATTCGGATCCCGTAGCGGGTTACCGCGTCTACTTCGGAACGACACCCGAGGGCGCCACCGCGCAGCTCTCCGATCTTGCCGTCGCCAACCGCGCGCTCAACTCGCAGGCGCCGTCCGTCTCGTACAACGCCGGCAACGATCTCGGGCTCGATCCCGGAAGCCAGGCCTGCTTCCGGCTGCGCGCCTACAACAGCGAGGGGGTGATGTCCGACTGGTCACAACCCGCCTGCGCCACGATCTGA
- a CDS encoding response regulator: protein MGRNAKHDADRVSIEELAATLESKIGADVHERADDEDLALEERASPAAARQAAAPPPPPILVAHADPGVRGAVRAALERHFQVLEADDGEDAWETLASHRDIRLLLTGTGLPRLEGIELIRRLRRPNGPSHLVGLPVMLYAEREDANVKQTALLAGANDYLTQDIEPATLLTRVQARNRLFEQSRRAMNLTGTMPTARAGRPEASNGASARSSASPAPPRPQRQETPARRPGERPIWVEARGGGRPAVAGPRGWAERLYRISSTTTITLTATVLVILAITLILLLNQTPQRPKSLAVGRLDTAPPAERTSEPRTALSESVDRAESPPTPTSANVNTTAPEPVPDDPPATAPPVASGPPPAISKPGGGRKEAAVAGSRTESGRPNEERRPPVTEAPAPSKPSSADVASRPRNPVESASPAAAGTAGREEPPKPSARASPAPKTDEPEPVTRDAQPAPTAETRPSPPRAATPPPAAKPESSSAAEVPAMSDRPANTSVAAAATPAPPSPPPRPASARLSREELTTLLQRFVSVYEAGDIEQFMALLADNVQTNDRITRQAVREDYDRLFRTTDLRQMRVDSMNWDVEGEQAHGWGEFEVEVRRQGDASVYHYEGSLTLLVRKADGRPRIERLYHSERRASR from the coding sequence ATGGGACGCAACGCCAAGCACGACGCCGACCGGGTCTCGATCGAGGAGCTCGCCGCGACGCTCGAATCGAAGATCGGGGCCGACGTGCACGAGCGGGCGGATGACGAGGACCTGGCGCTCGAAGAGCGCGCCTCACCGGCGGCCGCGCGCCAGGCGGCCGCACCGCCGCCTCCCCCGATCCTCGTCGCCCACGCCGATCCGGGCGTGCGCGGCGCCGTACGTGCGGCGCTCGAGCGGCACTTTCAGGTTCTCGAGGCGGACGACGGCGAGGACGCCTGGGAAACGCTCGCGTCGCACCGTGACATCAGGCTGCTGCTCACCGGTACGGGTCTTCCTCGGCTCGAGGGCATCGAGCTGATCCGGCGTTTGCGGCGTCCGAACGGTCCCTCGCACCTCGTCGGTCTGCCGGTGATGCTGTACGCGGAGCGCGAGGACGCCAACGTCAAGCAGACGGCGTTGCTCGCGGGCGCCAACGACTACCTGACCCAGGACATCGAACCGGCGACGCTGCTCACGCGCGTCCAGGCGCGAAACCGTCTCTTCGAGCAGAGCCGGCGGGCGATGAATCTCACCGGAACCATGCCGACCGCCCGCGCGGGTCGCCCGGAAGCGTCGAACGGTGCCTCGGCGAGGTCGAGCGCGTCCCCGGCGCCCCCGCGTCCGCAGCGGCAGGAAACGCCGGCGCGCAGGCCCGGTGAGCGACCCATCTGGGTGGAGGCGCGAGGCGGCGGCAGGCCTGCGGTCGCCGGGCCTCGCGGATGGGCCGAGCGTCTGTACCGGATCAGCTCGACGACGACGATCACGCTCACGGCGACCGTGCTCGTCATTCTTGCCATCACGTTGATCCTGCTCCTCAACCAGACGCCGCAGCGGCCCAAGTCGCTGGCCGTCGGGCGGCTGGATACCGCGCCGCCGGCGGAGCGCACGAGCGAGCCGAGAACCGCCCTGTCCGAATCGGTCGATCGCGCGGAATCGCCGCCGACCCCGACATCGGCGAACGTGAACACGACGGCGCCCGAACCGGTGCCGGACGATCCGCCGGCGACCGCGCCACCCGTGGCGTCCGGTCCGCCCCCGGCGATTTCGAAACCCGGCGGCGGCCGCAAGGAGGCGGCGGTGGCCGGCTCGCGAACGGAGTCCGGTCGCCCGAACGAGGAGCGGCGCCCCCCGGTGACGGAAGCGCCGGCTCCATCCAAGCCATCGTCGGCCGACGTCGCGAGCCGTCCTCGCAACCCGGTCGAGTCGGCGTCGCCGGCCGCCGCAGGGACGGCAGGCAGGGAAGAGCCACCGAAGCCGTCCGCGCGCGCTTCGCCGGCGCCCAAGACCGACGAGCCGGAACCGGTGACGCGCGACGCTCAGCCGGCCCCGACGGCGGAGACCAGGCCGTCCCCGCCCCGTGCAGCGACCCCGCCGCCGGCGGCAAAACCGGAGTCATCGTCGGCCGCCGAGGTTCCCGCGATGTCCGATCGGCCCGCCAACACGTCCGTGGCGGCGGCGGCGACGCCGGCTCCGCCCAGCCCGCCGCCGCGGCCGGCGTCCGCCCGGTTATCGCGCGAGGAGCTCACGACGTTGCTGCAGCGTTTCGTCTCCGTCTACGAGGCCGGCGACATCGAGCAGTTCATGGCGCTGCTTGCGGACAACGTGCAGACCAACGATCGCATCACGCGCCAGGCGGTCCGAGAGGATTATGACCGGCTTTTCCGCACGACCGATCTGCGTCAGATGCGAGTGGACAGCATGAACTGGGACGTCGAGGGCGAACAGGCACACGGCTGGGGCGAGTTCGAGGTGGAGGTGCGGCGGCAGGGTGATGCTTCCGTCTATCACTACGAAGGCAGTCTCACGTTGCTCGTTCGCAAGGCCGACGGCCGGCCGCGGATCGAGCGCCTCTACCACAGCGAACGTCGAGCGAGCCGTTAG